The following coding sequences lie in one Cyanobacterium sp. Dongsha4 genomic window:
- a CDS encoding response regulator transcription factor, translating to MDKITIVLVESHDLTRIGLINALKDFAYIEVIGEASEIQQGFNLIQEKNPDIVIIDLALFSTEEIEFIRQLKQFHSSEEKPLKLIVLMIESDEDSVLQAFALGADSYCLKNVSIDNLQQAIQVTHEGDSWIEPAIASIILEQAKKSYQKKTEDLNTKDIEKIEIEPLSPESQEIIDNSSLTDREMEVLELIVAGKNNAEIAEDLYISIGTVKTHVRSILAKLCVCDRTQAAVHALRSGLVN from the coding sequence ATGGATAAGATCACCATCGTGTTAGTTGAAAGTCATGATCTAACGAGGATTGGATTAATTAACGCCCTAAAGGATTTTGCATATATAGAAGTAATTGGAGAAGCATCGGAAATTCAACAAGGGTTTAATCTTATTCAAGAGAAAAATCCTGATATTGTGATTATCGATTTAGCTTTATTTAGCACTGAAGAAATTGAATTTATCCGTCAGTTGAAACAATTTCATTCTTCAGAAGAGAAGCCACTCAAACTTATAGTTTTAATGATAGAGAGTGATGAAGATTCTGTTTTACAAGCCTTTGCCCTCGGTGCAGACTCTTACTGTTTGAAAAACGTTTCCATCGATAATTTACAACAGGCGATACAAGTTACCCATGAAGGAGATAGTTGGATTGAACCTGCGATCGCATCTATTATTTTAGAACAAGCAAAAAAGAGTTATCAGAAAAAAACAGAAGATTTAAACACAAAAGATATAGAAAAAATAGAAATAGAACCATTATCTCCAGAATCTCAAGAAATTATCGACAATTCATCTTTAACAGACCGAGAAATGGAAGTATTAGAATTAATTGTTGCAGGAAAAAACAATGCAGAAATAGCAGAAGATTTATATATTTCTATCGGCACTGTGAAAACCCATGTTCGTAGTATTCTTGCTAAACTTTGTGTGTGCGATCGTACCCAAGCGGCCGTCCATGCTTTACGCTCTGGCTTAGTAAATTAG
- a CDS encoding iron uptake porin: protein MKMNKRFFSTLVVMGVSAIAFCPSQVRSNPVNNADILQQVESYNQENSKKSQNQVTSVSQLRDVSPTDWAFEALRSLVERYGCIVGYPDRTYRGNRALSRYEFAAGLNACMQQMERLIASSESVLREDIEKLKRLMSEFEAELAALGARVDNLEGRVAFLEDHQFSTTTKLTGEVVLGLASIFNGQKNNGRENIEQVPVLGNRTRLEFNTSFTGRDLLYTRLATGNFPDFAETANTPQATLAFAQPDDNDVAVEVLNYNFPISDNVTLWLEATGGAFDDFTNTLSILDGDGGSGALSVFGTRNFAYYEGEGSGLALEGNFGQFGWSVGYLASDASSPQDGEGLFNGAYGLLGQVGYYPNDNFGIAFAYGHGYNTSAIAANSRKFSETIALANDDINTSHNTYSLTMSWQLAESFVLGAWGGYSKVSNLNSFDNGLYTVGRGTSDYWYWAATLGFPDLFKEGNLGGIIVGMQPWQSESNIRVNGERLSNEDNSFHIEAFYQYALNDNISITPGVVVVTNPANNTNNDPLVIGTIRTTFTF from the coding sequence TTGAAAATGAATAAGCGTTTTTTTTCCACTCTCGTTGTAATGGGAGTAAGTGCGATCGCATTTTGTCCATCTCAAGTGAGAAGTAATCCTGTTAATAATGCAGATATTTTGCAACAGGTGGAAAGCTATAATCAAGAAAATAGCAAAAAAAGCCAGAATCAAGTCACCTCGGTTTCGCAATTAAGAGATGTATCACCCACAGACTGGGCATTTGAAGCATTAAGAAGTTTGGTGGAGCGTTACGGTTGTATTGTTGGTTATCCCGATCGCACCTACCGAGGAAACAGAGCCTTAAGTCGTTACGAATTTGCCGCAGGTTTGAATGCTTGTATGCAACAAATGGAAAGGTTAATTGCTTCTAGTGAATCAGTGTTAAGAGAAGATATAGAGAAATTAAAGCGTTTAATGAGCGAATTTGAGGCAGAATTAGCGGCTTTAGGGGCAAGAGTTGACAATTTAGAAGGTAGAGTTGCTTTCTTAGAAGATCATCAATTTTCCACTACCACTAAGCTAACAGGGGAGGTAGTATTAGGATTAGCGAGTATTTTCAATGGGCAGAAAAATAACGGTAGGGAAAATATTGAACAAGTACCAGTTTTAGGGAATCGTACCCGTTTAGAATTCAACACCAGCTTTACAGGAAGAGATTTACTTTATACTCGTTTAGCCACTGGTAACTTCCCTGATTTTGCGGAAACTGCTAACACTCCCCAAGCAACTCTTGCCTTTGCTCAACCCGATGATAATGATGTAGCAGTGGAAGTTTTAAACTATAATTTTCCCATTAGTGACAATGTTACTTTATGGTTAGAAGCCACTGGGGGTGCATTTGACGACTTTACCAACACCTTAAGTATTTTAGATGGAGATGGTGGCAGTGGTGCTTTATCTGTCTTTGGTACTCGTAACTTTGCTTACTACGAAGGAGAAGGTTCTGGTTTAGCTTTGGAAGGCAATTTTGGACAATTTGGTTGGAGTGTGGGATATTTAGCCTCTGACGCTTCTTCTCCCCAAGATGGAGAGGGATTATTCAATGGTGCTTATGGGCTTTTAGGACAGGTGGGCTACTATCCAAACGATAATTTCGGTATTGCTTTCGCTTATGGACATGGATATAATACAAGTGCGATCGCAGCTAATAGTCGTAAATTTAGTGAAACCATTGCTCTTGCTAACGATGACATCAATACATCTCATAACACCTACTCTTTAACCATGTCATGGCAATTAGCCGAAAGTTTTGTTTTGGGTGCATGGGGTGGCTACTCAAAAGTTTCAAACCTAAACTCTTTTGATAACGGTTTATACACTGTAGGGCGAGGCACATCCGACTACTGGTATTGGGCGGCGACTCTTGGTTTTCCCGACTTATTCAAAGAGGGCAATTTAGGAGGTATTATCGTTGGTATGCAACCTTGGCAATCAGAGAGCAATATCAGGGTTAATGGAGAAAGACTAAGCAATGAAGATAATTCCTTCCATATAGAGGCATTTTATCAATATGCTCTCAATGATAATATTAGTATCACCCCCGGGGTTGTTGTTGTGACTAATCCTGCTAATAATACTAATAACGATCCTTTAGTTATCGGTACAATTAGAACTACATTCACTTTCTAA
- a CDS encoding DUF3747 domain-containing protein, whose product MFKSLVSRKLSIIALTALASFLPINSAKSVTFQETEVPQEEFIAVAQPYGENKYNLIVIEQIPGKNQCWNEAGANPVNVDLLLLNFDFSGHCRRSTDANGYSIRYDNQDYGLDYILNLVEKDGDLLLMGLNRRSPGQPPVVIGSAKGISQSPMKIILNPGWRFTKRTYEGKVLGHVYFSYDSASAPQDIVPNMLEEQNSNQENLEPTMTESISEEEILQQGTVQEIVAPEAEPRKEINKSGKYHRIEDNSNNSTKIDQIDQEESSSNRYNLGQTRFQRMRNY is encoded by the coding sequence ATGTTTAAATCCCTTGTCTCTCGTAAACTTTCAATTATCGCTTTAACAGCCTTAGCTAGTTTTCTACCTATCAACTCCGCAAAATCAGTTACTTTTCAGGAAACAGAAGTCCCTCAAGAAGAATTTATTGCGGTAGCTCAACCCTACGGAGAAAATAAATATAATTTAATAGTCATCGAACAGATTCCGGGTAAAAATCAATGTTGGAATGAAGCAGGAGCAAATCCTGTCAATGTGGATCTACTATTATTAAATTTTGATTTTAGTGGGCATTGTCGTCGTAGCACAGACGCTAATGGTTATTCTATCCGTTATGATAATCAAGATTATGGCTTAGACTATATCCTTAACCTAGTGGAAAAAGACGGAGATTTATTATTAATGGGCTTAAATCGTCGTAGTCCGGGTCAACCTCCTGTGGTAATTGGTTCTGCAAAAGGAATTAGCCAGTCTCCCATGAAAATTATTCTTAACCCTGGGTGGCGTTTTACTAAAAGAACCTATGAAGGAAAAGTATTAGGTCATGTCTATTTCAGTTATGATTCTGCGTCTGCTCCACAAGATATAGTTCCTAATATGTTGGAAGAACAAAATAGTAATCAAGAGAATCTTGAACCGACTATGACAGAATCCATTTCTGAGGAGGAAATATTGCAACAAGGCACAGTACAAGAAATTGTTGCCCCTGAAGCAGAACCTCGTAAAGAAATTAATAAATCAGGAAAATATCACAGAATTGAAGATAATAGTAACAATTCCACAAAAATTGACCAAATCGACCAAGAAGAATCTTCTTCTAACCGATATAATTTAGGACAAACTCGTTTTCAAAGAATGAGAAACTATTAG
- a CDS encoding amino acid ABC transporter substrate-binding protein: protein MWKKLLNIGVAFTCLSLCSSPALAGTVLEKIKETGVIRAGYRDDTPPFAFQDSQGKPIGYSIDVLKLIQEEAEKQLKKPLKLELVKIDPTNRFQQIQDGSIDIECGSTTVTWEREKIVDFAVSYFASGTQMIVNRGSGFANSDNLTGAKIGVIPNTTNEKAMKMYASSATLVPVKSEEEGWAMVQKGELDGFAGDGILLQALKKQSNNGQDYEIVPEFPYMIESYACSIPEDESQWRGLVNKAIVKFMQGVTTDTPSAIDVYERWFGQNGNTPYPIETMADYFQGIINGYEWIVIDERY from the coding sequence ATGTGGAAAAAATTACTAAATATTGGTGTCGCTTTTACTTGTCTAAGCCTATGCTCAAGTCCTGCGTTGGCTGGTACTGTCTTAGAAAAAATAAAAGAAACGGGAGTGATTCGGGCGGGGTATCGAGATGATACTCCTCCTTTTGCTTTTCAGGATAGTCAGGGAAAACCAATAGGTTATTCTATTGATGTTTTGAAACTCATACAAGAGGAAGCGGAGAAACAGCTTAAAAAACCTCTCAAGTTGGAATTAGTAAAAATCGATCCTACTAATCGTTTTCAGCAAATCCAAGATGGTTCTATTGATATTGAGTGCGGTTCAACTACAGTTACATGGGAAAGGGAAAAAATAGTTGATTTTGCTGTTAGTTATTTCGCCAGTGGTACTCAGATGATTGTTAATCGGGGTAGTGGTTTTGCTAATAGTGATAATTTGACGGGAGCAAAAATTGGGGTTATTCCTAATACCACTAATGAAAAAGCGATGAAAATGTATGCTTCATCAGCAACTCTTGTTCCTGTGAAAAGTGAGGAAGAAGGATGGGCAATGGTGCAAAAGGGAGAGTTAGATGGATTTGCGGGAGATGGTATTTTATTACAGGCGTTGAAAAAACAAAGTAATAATGGTCAAGACTATGAAATTGTCCCCGAATTTCCCTACATGATTGAGTCTTATGCTTGTTCAATTCCTGAAGATGAATCTCAATGGCGTGGTTTAGTGAATAAAGCTATTGTTAAATTTATGCAAGGTGTTACCACTGACACTCCAAGTGCGATCGATGTTTATGAACGATGGTTTGGACAAAATGGCAATACACCTTATCCCATTGAAACAATGGCAGATTATTTTCAAGGAATTATCAATGGTTATGAATGGATTGTCATTGATGAAAGATATTAA
- a CDS encoding DUF4382 domain-containing protein produces the protein MKNWFNFSFVGFIAILFLSSCGNSSSNTTVSENEDSTGETLTLVANGEDFIRQGFTSKDGWRIDFNHAYVTLDEVVAYQTDPPFNAESDENINASESIILVDDAITIDLAQGDENAPPITVAEAIAPTGVYNAISWKLINDAQTNSSIVLDGIAVKDGETINFVINLPMPLEYRCGEFVGDERKGVLEAGKDAQLETTFHFDHIFGDGEATPEDDINVGAIGFQPLAQLSNNGELNIDLATMKAQLSPEDYEKLEKNLQSLGHVGEGHCRLVSQS, from the coding sequence GTGAAAAATTGGTTTAATTTTAGTTTTGTTGGCTTTATTGCTATCTTATTTCTTTCTTCTTGCGGTAATAGCTCCTCTAATACCACTGTGAGCGAAAATGAGGATTCTACAGGAGAAACTCTAACCCTTGTGGCAAATGGGGAAGATTTTATTCGTCAGGGCTTTACCAGTAAAGATGGATGGCGTATCGATTTTAATCATGCTTATGTTACTCTTGATGAAGTCGTTGCATATCAAACAGATCCACCTTTTAATGCTGAAAGTGACGAGAATATTAACGCTTCTGAGTCTATCATTTTAGTTGACGATGCGATAACTATTGATTTGGCTCAAGGAGATGAAAATGCCCCCCCTATAACTGTAGCAGAAGCGATCGCACCTACGGGAGTATATAATGCTATTTCGTGGAAATTAATTAATGATGCTCAAACCAATTCCAGTATTGTTCTTGATGGTATAGCTGTCAAAGATGGTGAAACTATTAATTTTGTTATTAACTTACCTATGCCCCTAGAGTATAGATGTGGGGAATTTGTGGGAGATGAAAGAAAAGGGGTTTTAGAAGCGGGGAAAGATGCCCAATTAGAAACAACTTTCCATTTTGACCATATTTTTGGAGATGGAGAGGCAACCCCAGAAGATGATATTAATGTAGGTGCGATCGGATTTCAACCCTTAGCACAACTGTCTAATAATGGAGAATTGAATATTGATTTAGCAACCATGAAAGCCCAACTATCCCCAGAAGATTATGAAAAACTAGAAAAAAATCTTCAATCTTTAGGTCACGTGGGAGAAGGACATTGTCGCCTAGTTAGCCAGAGTTAA
- a CDS encoding septal ring lytic transglycosylase RlpA family protein: MDNKNCQRAVRTALSTIIGLSISGVLIAPTVRANGYQAQDGEVTSPIHNVLAKTSTAPVKEFLVTKLYQHQWNDQDAVTLHYNNIPLLTFLDTPDGKAINNATNFAKKLEQLSSNSAQASEINVAWNAKTEDYVITFANAELVRVNQYVILPDSTEDLAHDALQATNRLRRLMGNATPLKEVKGQPKIVAKKQTQKATFAGVKNLRKAAQGIASWYGPGFHGRRTASGEKFNQNALTAAHRSLPFGTRVKVTNLNNGRSVVVRINDRGPHVRGRIVDLSAGAARVIGLKSSGVAPVRIQILGQ, encoded by the coding sequence ATGGATAACAAAAATTGTCAAAGAGCTGTAAGAACAGCCTTATCAACTATCATCGGATTAAGTATCAGTGGAGTTTTAATTGCCCCAACTGTTCGAGCTAATGGCTATCAAGCACAAGATGGCGAAGTCACTTCTCCGATTCATAATGTCCTAGCGAAAACCTCTACCGCCCCAGTCAAAGAATTCCTCGTTACCAAACTCTATCAACATCAGTGGAATGATCAAGATGCGGTTACGCTTCACTATAACAATATTCCCCTACTAACATTTCTTGATACTCCTGATGGAAAAGCAATCAATAACGCCACTAATTTTGCGAAAAAACTAGAACAACTATCTTCCAACTCTGCTCAAGCATCAGAAATTAACGTTGCTTGGAATGCAAAAACTGAAGACTATGTAATCACTTTTGCTAATGCCGAGTTAGTAAGAGTTAACCAATACGTTATCTTACCAGATAGCACTGAAGATTTAGCCCATGATGCTTTACAGGCTACTAATCGTTTGCGTCGTTTAATGGGTAATGCAACTCCTTTAAAGGAAGTTAAAGGGCAACCTAAAATTGTTGCAAAAAAACAAACTCAAAAAGCGACATTTGCGGGGGTCAAAAATTTACGCAAGGCGGCACAGGGGATTGCGTCTTGGTATGGGCCCGGTTTTCATGGACGAAGGACTGCTAGTGGGGAAAAATTCAACCAGAATGCTTTAACTGCGGCTCATCGCTCTTTACCTTTCGGCACAAGAGTTAAGGTTACTAATCTTAATAATGGTCGCTCAGTGGTAGTGCGTATTAATGATAGAGGACCTCATGTTCGTGGTCGTATTGTCGATTTATCGGCTGGAGCGGCAAGGGTAATTGGCTTGAAAAGTAGTGGAGTTGCACCCGTCCGTATTCAAATTCTAGGACAGTAA
- the purM gene encoding phosphoribosylformylglycinamidine cyclo-ligase: MDYKQAGVDVEAGREFVKKISENVASTYRKEVLGGLGGFGGCFEIPAGYQQPVLISGTDGVGTKLKIAHQLNRHDTVGIDLVAMCVNDILTSGAEPLFFLDYLATGKLNGNQLAEVINGIVIGCKESGCALLGGETAEMPGFYQQGEYDIAGFCVGIVEKSRIIDGSAIQTGNVAIALSSSGIHSNGFSLVRKIIESEGLSWDYQCEELGDKTLGEICLTPTKLYVKPVLSALKAGIPIKGMAHITGGGIPENLPRCLPTDKSIEVKLDSWTIPPIFQWLGKKGNVSLEDMLNTFNMGVGFVVIVETQEADKTIQHFQSSGIDTFLIGKVVEGKQTIIFN, from the coding sequence ATGGATTATAAACAGGCAGGAGTTGACGTAGAAGCGGGAAGAGAATTTGTTAAAAAAATATCTGAAAATGTAGCTAGTACCTATCGTAAAGAGGTTTTGGGCGGTTTGGGAGGGTTTGGTGGTTGCTTTGAAATTCCTGCAGGTTATCAGCAACCTGTCTTAATTTCAGGGACAGATGGTGTTGGGACAAAATTAAAAATTGCTCATCAATTGAATCGTCATGATACTGTGGGAATTGATTTAGTGGCGATGTGTGTTAATGACATTCTTACTTCGGGGGCTGAACCTTTATTCTTTCTGGATTATTTAGCTACAGGCAAATTAAATGGTAATCAATTAGCAGAAGTTATCAATGGTATTGTGATCGGCTGTAAAGAGAGTGGTTGTGCGTTGTTGGGAGGAGAAACAGCAGAAATGCCGGGATTTTATCAACAGGGTGAGTATGATATAGCTGGTTTTTGTGTTGGTATTGTGGAAAAAAGTAGGATTATTGATGGTAGTGCTATTCAAACGGGAAATGTTGCGATCGCACTTTCTAGTAGTGGTATTCACAGTAATGGTTTTTCTCTAGTACGTAAAATAATTGAATCTGAAGGCTTAAGTTGGGATTATCAATGTGAAGAATTAGGAGACAAAACCCTAGGAGAAATTTGTTTAACTCCCACCAAATTATATGTAAAACCAGTGTTGTCAGCATTAAAAGCAGGAATCCCCATAAAAGGAATGGCACACATTACAGGAGGAGGCATCCCCGAAAACTTACCCCGTTGTTTGCCGACAGATAAATCTATAGAAGTAAAATTAGATAGTTGGACAATTCCTCCTATATTCCAATGGTTAGGGAAAAAAGGTAATGTGTCCTTAGAAGATATGCTTAATACCTTTAATATGGGAGTTGGTTTTGTGGTGATTGTGGAAACCCAAGAAGCAGATAAAACAATTCAACATTTTCAAAGTAGTGGTATTGATACTTTTTTAATTGGTAAAGTAGTTGAAGGAAAACAAACAATCATATTTAACTGA
- the minC gene encoding septum site-determining protein MinC, giving the protein MSIETENQDSLTESPTPPPLKLLSSKEQISIIKKGEMVEINLPPVNKSEANQWGRIIDDFKIRLQKIDKSWQLGTKTTIKSGDRLLDTRQLNELKGILENIGLTLDIIITRRRQTAVAVASAGYSVKQESSLPIFNDTKEDKKEENQALTEPLYLKTTIRSGVEICHPSTIIIAGDVNPGATIIAGGDVLIWGNLRGIAHAGANGNKQALIMALKMLPTQLRIADLVARAPDNLPDNYTPEIAYISNEGIKINPAENFYRSYEFITNKNYWQIR; this is encoded by the coding sequence ATGTCTATTGAAACAGAAAATCAGGATTCTCTCACAGAATCTCCCACACCTCCCCCATTAAAATTATTGAGTAGCAAAGAACAAATTAGCATTATTAAAAAAGGGGAAATGGTAGAAATTAATCTTCCCCCAGTTAATAAAAGTGAAGCTAATCAGTGGGGCAGAATTATTGATGATTTTAAAATTAGATTGCAGAAAATAGACAAATCTTGGCAATTAGGTACAAAAACAACAATTAAAAGTGGCGATCGCCTCTTAGATACAAGACAATTAAACGAATTAAAGGGAATACTAGAAAACATTGGCTTAACCTTAGATATTATCATTACCCGTCGTCGTCAAACTGCCGTAGCGGTAGCCAGTGCCGGTTATTCTGTGAAGCAAGAATCATCTTTACCCATCTTTAACGACACCAAGGAAGACAAAAAAGAAGAAAATCAAGCTCTCACAGAACCTTTATACTTAAAAACAACCATTCGCTCAGGAGTAGAAATTTGTCATCCTAGCACCATCATAATTGCCGGGGATGTCAATCCCGGAGCAACAATTATTGCAGGGGGCGATGTCTTAATCTGGGGTAACTTAAGAGGAATTGCCCATGCAGGTGCGAATGGTAATAAACAGGCATTAATTATGGCATTAAAAATGTTACCCACTCAATTACGTATTGCGGATTTAGTTGCTCGCGCCCCCGACAATCTTCCTGATAACTATACCCCAGAAATTGCTTATATTAGTAATGAAGGAATCAAAATCAACCCCGCAGAAAATTTTTATCGTTCCTATGAATTTATAACAAACAAAAACTATTGGCAGATTAGATAA
- a CDS encoding lipid-A-disaccharide synthase-related protein, protein MIKSMNRRLLVISNGHGEDVIAVKIIQELWKLQTINFSSDSNQEYPQIDITALPMVGEGFAYQKIDIPLLGKVQKMPSGGFIYMDSRQLWQDVKSGLVGLTLHQYQQVKQWSKEGGLILAVGDILPLLWANLSGVNYFFVGTAKSEYYLRNEEGWLEDVSIIDRFLGSIYYPWERWLMSRKSCLGVFPRDSLTVESLQNYGIRAYDYGNPMMDDVDISFSSTQNRDDEYTLKVLLLPGSRLPEALDNWQLILSAVDSLLEIHDLDLRFIGAIASSLNLDDFAEIAQKFQWNSTQKKSVNIPIEDPDKMILTKNNAQLILSQNSYAQTLQYCDISIAMAGTATEQFVGLGKPAIAFAGTGAQYNPKFAKNQSRLLGISLQLVENPQQVKDKVQELLSNPDLWQSISVNGKKRLGSAGGAKKIARELLSKLT, encoded by the coding sequence ATGATCAAGTCAATGAATCGCCGTTTGTTAGTAATTAGTAATGGCCATGGAGAGGATGTAATTGCCGTCAAAATTATTCAAGAATTATGGAAACTACAAACAATTAATTTTTCTTCTGATTCTAACCAAGAGTATCCCCAAATCGATATTACTGCTTTGCCTATGGTAGGGGAAGGCTTTGCTTATCAAAAAATAGATATACCCCTATTAGGAAAAGTGCAAAAAATGCCTTCGGGGGGGTTTATTTATATGGATAGTCGCCAGTTATGGCAAGATGTTAAAAGTGGCTTAGTGGGTTTAACTCTTCATCAGTATCAACAAGTTAAACAGTGGAGTAAGGAAGGGGGTTTAATTCTGGCAGTGGGAGATATTTTACCTTTACTTTGGGCAAACTTAAGTGGTGTTAATTATTTTTTTGTCGGCACAGCAAAATCTGAATATTATTTAAGAAATGAAGAGGGGTGGTTAGAAGATGTTAGTATTATCGATCGCTTTTTGGGTTCGATTTATTATCCTTGGGAGCGTTGGTTAATGAGCAGAAAATCTTGTTTAGGTGTTTTCCCCAGAGATAGTTTAACGGTTGAATCTTTGCAAAATTACGGTATTCGAGCTTATGATTATGGCAACCCGATGATGGATGATGTGGATATATCCTTTTCTTCTACCCAAAATCGAGATGATGAATATACCTTAAAAGTATTATTATTACCCGGTTCAAGATTACCAGAAGCCCTCGATAACTGGCAATTAATTCTTTCGGCTGTAGATAGTTTATTAGAAATTCATGATTTAGATTTAAGATTTATAGGTGCGATCGCATCTTCTTTAAACTTAGATGACTTTGCTGAGATTGCCCAAAAATTTCAATGGAATTCAACTCAAAAAAAATCAGTTAACATACCCATTGAAGATCCTGATAAAATGATTCTTACTAAAAATAACGCTCAATTAATCTTGAGTCAAAATAGTTATGCTCAAACTTTACAATATTGTGATATATCAATAGCTATGGCAGGTACAGCAACAGAACAGTTTGTCGGCTTAGGAAAACCTGCGATCGCATTTGCTGGTACTGGGGCGCAGTATAACCCAAAATTTGCTAAGAATCAAAGCCGTTTATTAGGAATATCCTTACAACTGGTGGAAAATCCCCAACAAGTAAAAGATAAAGTGCAAGAATTACTTTCTAACCCAGATTTATGGCAATCAATCTCAGTTAATGGTAAAAAAAGATTAGGAAGTGCAGGGGGTGCAAAAAAAATCGCCCGTGAATTATTAAGCAAACTAACCTAA
- a CDS encoding pentapeptide repeat-containing protein, with amino-acid sequence MDAQELIERYNRGETNFQKVDLQNQKLTNIVLHRINLKEANLSGACFEGCFLTQANLKEANLENAVIKGDLSAVNLIQSQLIRGDFQNSDLTDASLRNANLSHSNFSHSKLICALLHDAILKNANLSHAILINSLLSRANLTDANLQGANLQGANLTNAIMINTNLENANLSLTQMNSVNGVGIKASHANFSHANLSGGNFANSVFHCANFYHSMMTWCSLKMVDFSEANLSEANLLWSNLTRSNLTKANLVHANISQVNFDRADLTEAVMKE; translated from the coding sequence ATGGATGCCCAAGAATTGATAGAAAGATATAACCGAGGGGAAACAAACTTTCAAAAAGTTGATCTTCAAAATCAAAAATTAACCAACATAGTGCTTCACAGAATTAATTTAAAGGAAGCTAATTTGAGTGGTGCTTGTTTTGAAGGATGTTTTCTTACTCAGGCCAATTTAAAAGAAGCAAACTTAGAAAATGCCGTTATCAAAGGAGATTTAAGTGCCGTTAACTTGATTCAATCCCAATTAATTAGAGGAGATTTTCAAAATAGTGATCTCACTGATGCTAGTTTAAGAAATGCGAATCTGAGTCATAGTAACTTTAGTCACAGTAAGTTAATTTGTGCATTATTACATGATGCTATTTTAAAAAACGCAAATTTGAGTCATGCAATTTTGATTAACAGTCTTTTAAGTCGTGCCAATCTGACAGATGCTAATTTACAGGGCGCTAACTTACAAGGGGCAAACTTAACTAACGCCATTATGATTAACACTAATTTAGAAAATGCCAATCTATCCCTTACTCAAATGAATTCCGTTAACGGTGTCGGCATCAAAGCATCCCATGCTAATTTCAGTCATGCTAACTTAAGCGGGGGGAATTTTGCTAACAGTGTTTTTCATTGCGCTAACTTTTATCATAGTATGATGACTTGGTGTAGTCTCAAAATGGTGGATTTCTCCGAAGCCAATCTTTCTGAAGCAAATTTATTATGGTCTAATTTAACTCGTTCTAATCTAACTAAAGCCAATTTAGTTCATGCTAATATTAGTCAGGTAAACTTCGATCGAGCTGACCTAACTGAAGCTGTGATGAAAGAATAA
- a CDS encoding precorrin-2 C(20)-methyltransferase → MNSKIGTLYGVSVGTGDPELITVKALKVIQNSPIIAFPAGINHKLGKAETIIQNYLQPNQKKLSLTFPYTLSQETLEKAWQKVALQVWEFLEKGLDVAFACEGDISFYSTFTYLAEYIKKIDSNLKIERIAGVSSPMVAASVLDIPLTMQDEKLVVLPAFYSVEELEKVLNWAEVIVLMKVASVYEKVWLILEQKGLLSSSYIVEKATQPEEKIYRNLTFLPHLQLNYFSILIIKNSPPKTQAI, encoded by the coding sequence ATGAACTCAAAAATCGGCACTCTTTATGGTGTCAGCGTTGGTACAGGAGATCCAGAGTTAATAACAGTTAAAGCCTTAAAAGTCATCCAAAATAGCCCGATAATCGCTTTTCCTGCAGGAATTAATCATAAATTAGGCAAAGCAGAAACTATTATTCAAAATTATTTGCAACCCAATCAAAAAAAATTATCTCTCACTTTTCCCTATACATTGTCTCAAGAAACTTTAGAGAAGGCATGGCAAAAAGTTGCATTACAGGTTTGGGAATTTTTAGAGAAAGGTTTAGATGTGGCTTTTGCTTGTGAAGGAGATATTAGTTTTTATAGCACTTTTACTTATTTAGCTGAATACATCAAAAAAATTGACTCTAATCTCAAAATCGAAAGAATTGCAGGGGTATCTTCCCCAATGGTTGCCGCTTCTGTGTTAGATATTCCTTTAACTATGCAAGATGAAAAATTAGTAGTTTTACCTGCTTTTTATTCAGTGGAAGAGTTAGAAAAAGTTTTGAATTGGGCGGAAGTGATTGTTTTAATGAAAGTAGCTTCTGTTTATGAAAAAGTATGGCTAATTTTAGAGCAAAAAGGGTTATTATCCTCTTCTTATATAGTGGAAAAAGCAACTCAACCAGAAGAAAAAATATATCGTAATCTTACTTTTTTGCCTCATTTACAGTTAAATTACTTTTCTATTTTGATTATCAAAAATAGTCCCCCCAAAACTCAAGCTATCTAA